One window of the Canis aureus isolate CA01 chromosome 1, VMU_Caureus_v.1.0, whole genome shotgun sequence genome contains the following:
- the GAPDHS gene encoding glyceraldehyde-3-phosphate dehydrogenase, testis-specific isoform X1, whose amino-acid sequence MSKRDIVLTNVTVVQLLRQPCPVTRAPPPPEPKVEAEREPQPEPEPEPKPEPVKEEPPPLPQPKKAPVGQKLTVGINGFGRIGRLVLRACIQKGVKVVAVNDPFIDPEYMVYMFKYDSTHGRYKGSVEHRNGKLVVDNQEISVFQCKQPRDIPWKSVGNPFVVESTGVYLSLEEASGHIEAGALRVVISAPSPDAPMFVMGVNEKSYDPASMKVVSNASCTTNCLAPLAKVIHERFGIVEGLMTTVHSYTATQKTVDGPSKKAWRDGRGAHQNIIPASTGAAKAVGKVIPDLKGKLTGMAFRVPTPDVSVVDLTCRLAQPTPYEAIKEAIKAAAKGPLAGILAYTEDEVVSTDFVGNTHSSIFDANAGIALNNSFVKLISWYDNEFGYSHRVVDLLRYMFNRDQ is encoded by the exons TGACCAGAGCACCACCTCCGCCAGAGCCCAAAGTTGAGGCAGAGCGGGAGCCCCAGCCTGAGCCAGAGCCGGAGCCCAAACCTGAGCCAGTCAAGGAGGAACCCCCGCCTCTTCCTCAACCTAAGAAGGCTCCTGTGGGTCAGAAGCTGACCGTGGGCATCAATGG ATTTGGACGCATCGGTCGCCTGGTGCTACGCGCCTGCATACAGAAGGGTGTTAAAGTGGTGGCAGTGAATGACCCATTCATTGACCCAGAATATATg GTGTACATGTTTAAATATGACTCCACCCACGGCCGGTACAAGGGGAGCGTGGAGCACAGGAACGGAAAGCTGGTGGTAGACAACCAGGAGATCAGCGTCTTCCAGTG CAAGCAGCCCCGAGACATTCCCTGGAAGTCTGTCGGGAACCCCTTTGTGGTGGAGTCCACAGGCGTGTACCTGTCCTTAGAGGAAGCTTCA GGCCACATCGAGGCAGGCGCCTTGCGTGTGGTCATCTCCGCACCCTCACCGGATGCACCCATGTTTGTCATGGGGGTAAACGAGAAGAGCTATGATCCTGCCTCCATGAAAGTCGTCAG CAATGCatcctgcaccaccaactgccTGGCGCCCCTTGCCAAGGTCATCCATGAGCGATTTGGGATCGTGGAAGGGCTGATG ACCACAGTTCATTCCTAtactgccacccagaagactgTGGACGGGCCATCAAAGAAGGCCTGGCGAGATGGCCGGGGCGCCCACCAGAACATCATCCCAGCCTCCACGGGGGCTGCCAAGGCCGTTGGCAAAGTCATCCCAGACCTCAAAGG GAAGCTGACAGGAATGGCGTTCCGGGTGCCAACCCCAGACGTATCTGTTGTGGACCTGACCTGCCGCCTGGCCCAGCCCACCCCATACGAGGCCATCAAAGAGGCCATCAAAGCGGCAGCCAAGGGGCCCCTCGCTGGCATCCTTGCCTACACCGAGGATGAG GTCGTGTCCACGGACTTTGTGGGCAACACCCACTCGTCCATCTTCGACGCTAACGCCGGCATCGCGCTCAACAACAGCTTCGTGAAGCTCATTTCCTG GTACGACAACGAGTTCGGCTACAGTCACCGGGTGGTGGACCTCCTCCGCTACATGTTCAACCGTGACCAGTGA
- the GAPDHS gene encoding glyceraldehyde-3-phosphate dehydrogenase, testis-specific isoform X2, with the protein MSKRDIVLTNVTVVQLLRQPCPVTRAPPPPEPKVEAEREPQPEPEPEPKPEPVKEEPPPLPQPKKAPVGQKLTVGINGFGRIGRLVLRACIQKGVKVVAVNDPFIDPEYMVYMFKYDSTHGRYKGSVEHRNGKLVVDNQEISVFQCKQPRDIPWKSVGNPFVVESTGVYLSLEEASGHIEAGALRVVISAPSPDAPMFVMGVNEKSYDPASMKVVSNASCTTNCLAPLAKVIHERFGIVEGLMTTVHSYTATQKTVDGPSKKAWRDGRGAHQNIIPASTGAAKAVGKVIPDLKGKLTGMAFRVPTPDVSVVDLTCRLAQPTPYEAIKEAIKAAAKGPLAGILAYTEDEAKPPRAFLLGPQNLDTAGSQTL; encoded by the exons TGACCAGAGCACCACCTCCGCCAGAGCCCAAAGTTGAGGCAGAGCGGGAGCCCCAGCCTGAGCCAGAGCCGGAGCCCAAACCTGAGCCAGTCAAGGAGGAACCCCCGCCTCTTCCTCAACCTAAGAAGGCTCCTGTGGGTCAGAAGCTGACCGTGGGCATCAATGG ATTTGGACGCATCGGTCGCCTGGTGCTACGCGCCTGCATACAGAAGGGTGTTAAAGTGGTGGCAGTGAATGACCCATTCATTGACCCAGAATATATg GTGTACATGTTTAAATATGACTCCACCCACGGCCGGTACAAGGGGAGCGTGGAGCACAGGAACGGAAAGCTGGTGGTAGACAACCAGGAGATCAGCGTCTTCCAGTG CAAGCAGCCCCGAGACATTCCCTGGAAGTCTGTCGGGAACCCCTTTGTGGTGGAGTCCACAGGCGTGTACCTGTCCTTAGAGGAAGCTTCA GGCCACATCGAGGCAGGCGCCTTGCGTGTGGTCATCTCCGCACCCTCACCGGATGCACCCATGTTTGTCATGGGGGTAAACGAGAAGAGCTATGATCCTGCCTCCATGAAAGTCGTCAG CAATGCatcctgcaccaccaactgccTGGCGCCCCTTGCCAAGGTCATCCATGAGCGATTTGGGATCGTGGAAGGGCTGATG ACCACAGTTCATTCCTAtactgccacccagaagactgTGGACGGGCCATCAAAGAAGGCCTGGCGAGATGGCCGGGGCGCCCACCAGAACATCATCCCAGCCTCCACGGGGGCTGCCAAGGCCGTTGGCAAAGTCATCCCAGACCTCAAAGG GAAGCTGACAGGAATGGCGTTCCGGGTGCCAACCCCAGACGTATCTGTTGTGGACCTGACCTGCCGCCTGGCCCAGCCCACCCCATACGAGGCCATCAAAGAGGCCATCAAAGCGGCAGCCAAGGGGCCCCTCGCTGGCATCCTTGCCTACACCGAGGATGAG GCCAAGCCCCCGCGTGCCTTCCTCCTGGGCCCCCAGAACCTGGACACAGCGGGCTCCCAGACACTGTAG